Proteins co-encoded in one Gouania willdenowi chromosome 1, fGouWil2.1, whole genome shotgun sequence genomic window:
- the LOC114468498 gene encoding uncharacterized protein LOC114468498: MHTMKCVVAALFSLLSLGQTYDERSCDSLMEPIQVSNQEILGKWMYIGASSVIPGSRSLGRLLDSVWLDITATSQSNTLNIVQTQRVKYGSCWTITYNVTFERSIMLIEQPFYLKEVYLPTICSDCLVAWEDVIVGNDSFTSLLLFSKSRTVSPEALEMFKKQVECSRMPAIVMVDPNTEICPDNLPQSAGLPALQSLFENKMGHRVARLLDAVFDAFSW; the protein is encoded by the exons ATGCACACTATGAAGTGTGTTGTGGCTGCTTTGTTCAGTCTGTTGTCCCTGGGACAGACATATGATGAGAGGAGCTGTGACAGTCTGATGGAGCCCATACAAGTCAGCAACCAAGAA ATTCTGGGGAAGTGGATGTACATCGGAGCCAGCTCTGTGATCCCTGGGAGTCGATCTCTGGGCCGCCTTCTGGACAGTGTGTGGCTGGACATCACAGCCACCAGTCAGAGCAACACCCTCAACATTGTTCAGACTCAGAGGGTAAA GTATGGCAGCTGTTGGACCATCACGTATAACGTGACCTTTGAAAGGAGCATAATGCTGATTG AGCAACCATTCTACCTGAAAGAAGTCTACCTCCCAACCATCTGCTCTGACTGCCTGGTTGCCTGGGAGGACGTTATAGTGGGGAATGACTCTTTTACCAGCCTTCTGTTGTTCA gtAAGAGTCGAACTGTTTCTCCAGAAGCTTTGGAGATGTTTAAGAAACAAGTTGAATGCTCCCGGATGCCAGCGATTGTCATGGTGGACCCCAATACAG AAATCTGCCCAGACAATCTCCCACAGAGCGCTGGACTCCCAGCACTGCAGTCCCTGTTTGAGAACAAGATGGGACACCGAGTTGCTCGACTTCTTGATGCTGTTTTTGATGCTTTCTCTTGGTAG
- the fip1l1b gene encoding pre-mRNA 3'-end-processing factor FIP1 isoform X1 has product MSAEEADKTATTDASAGDEEEEWLYGDEPEGKEEDEEAKLNAAVSAPTDASTDDTAEHPTGNGVTSETTGEAVGEGESDSDSDDDDDDVRVTIGDIKTGAPQYTPYGAPPVNLNIKTIGSRPYGQVAAKLKGVDLDAPGNINGVPVLEVEIESFEEKPWRKPGADLSDYFNYGFNEDTWKAYCEKQKRLRMGLEVSVLGSVTSKITVQQGRTGNEKDMSILPPHTSKPDFTSPINQYKASSCPSISCSVNPYRKSSGTIDVIGGQLATISRVEGRRRHNLEGNNIQVISEHNTSDAEPTPAKMPPFFPPGPIPPNIPPPPFLPPPPNVSTAPPLIPPPRMPMTVPPPGFPPPPSGPPPSIIPTMDGHSGGYDGRSVPPYSFPPGSFPPPMAGGVPPWPPMMDNSKTWDYYPRREDKRDKERERPRERTHEREREREHSPSGMGYTSEEERYRFRDYQERGYTERHRDRSSREKEERHRERRHREKEEGRHKSSRSSSSRRRHESEEGDSHRRHKHKKSKRSKEGKDPGEVNADPENQEPME; this is encoded by the exons ATGTCTGCGGAGGAAGCGGACAAGACGGCCACCACTGATGCTAGTGCTGGCGACGAGGAGGAGGAATGGCTTTACGGag ATGAGCCTGAAGGCaaagaggaggacgaggaagcCAAACTGAATGCTGCTGTCAG TGCACCCACTGATGCTTCAACAGATGACACTGCTGAACATCCAACAGGGAATGGGGTCACCTCTGAG ACAACAGGTGAAGCTGTCGGTGAGGGGGAGAGCGACAGTGACAGTGACGACGATGATGACGACGTCCGAGTCACCATCGGAGACATAAAAACTGGAGCTCCACAGTACAC ACCTTATGGAGCTCCACCTGTTAACCTCAATATAAAGACTATAGGCTCCAGACCTTATGGACAAG tggCTGCGAAGCTTAAGGGAGTTGACCTCGACGCACCGGGAAACATTAATGGTGTTCCGGTGCTGGAGGTGGAGATTGAGTCGTTTGAGGAGAAACCTTGGAGGAAGCCAG gtgCCGACCTGTCCGACTACTTCAACTATGGCTTCAATGAAGACACGTGGAAGGCCTACTGTGAGAAACAGAAGAGACTTCGCATGGGCTTAGAGGTCTCTGTTCTCGGCTCAGTGACGAGCAAGATCACT GTTCAGCAGGGACGGACAGGTAATGAGAAGGACATGTCCATTCTACCTCCTCACACCTCTAAACCAGACTTCACCTCTCCTATCAACCAGTATAAAGCCTCCAGCTGCCCATCTATCAG CTGCTCAGTAAACCCGTACAGGAAGTCGAGCGGTACCATCGACGTCATCGGTGGACAGTTGGCCACAATCAGTCGGGTCGAAGGACGGCGTAGACATAATCTCGAGGGCAACAACATCCAG GTGATATCTGAGCACAACACATCAGACGCTGAACCAACACCTGCTAAGATGCCCCCCTTCTTCCCCCCTGGGCCGATTCCTCCAAATATACCCCCTCCGCCATTCCTCCCTCCACCACCAAATGTCAGCACAGCGCCCCCACTTATCCCCCCACCCA GGATGCCCATGACTGTTCCTCCACCTGGATTTCCTCCTCCACCTAGCGGACCTCCACCTTCAATTATCCCCACTATGGACGG CCATTCAGGAGGTTACGATGGACGGTCCGTTCCACCCTACAGTTTCCCTCCAG GTTCCTTCCCCCCGCCCATGGCTGGAGGTGTACCTCCATGGCCTCCAATGATGGACAACTCCAAAACTTGGGACTACTATCCACGCCGAGAGGACAAGAGGGACAAGGAGAGGGAGAGACCCAGAGAGAGGACACATGAgcgggagagagagagggagcacAGTCCCTCAGGCATGGGCTACACCAG TGAGGAGGAGCGTTATCGTTTCCGTGACTACCAGGAACGTGGATACACAGAACGTCACCGTGATCGATCGAGCCGCGAGAAAGAGGAAAGACACCGAGAGCGGCGgcacagagagaaagaggaggGACGCCACAAGTCCTCTCGCAG CAGTAGCAGTAGGAGGAGGCACGAGAGTGAGGAGGGCGACAGCCACCGGCGGCACAAACACAAGAAGAGCAAGAGGAGTAAGGAGGGCAAAGACCCCGGCGAGGTCAACGCAGACCCTGAGAACCAGGAGCCCATGGAGTAG
- the fip1l1b gene encoding pre-mRNA 3'-end-processing factor FIP1 isoform X2 — MSAEEADKTATTDASAGDEEEEWLYGDEPEGKEEDEEAKLNAAVSAPTDASTDDTAEHPTGNGVTSETTGEAVGEGESDSDSDDDDDDVRVTIGDIKTGAPQYTPYGAPPVNLNIKTIGSRPYGQVAAKLKGVDLDAPGNINGVPVLEVEIESFEEKPWRKPGADLSDYFNYGFNEDTWKAYCEKQKRLRMGLEVSVLGSVTSKITVQQGRTGNEKDMSILPPHTSKPDFTSPINQYKASSCPSISCSVNPYRKSSGTIDVIGGQLATISRVEGRRRHNLEGNNIQVISEHNTSDAEPTPAKMPPFFPPGPIPPNIPPPPFLPPPPNVSTAPPLIPPPRMPMTVPPPGFPPPPSGPPPSIIPTMDGHSGGYDGRSVPPYSFPPGSFPPPMAGGVPPWPPMMDNSKTWDYYPRREDKRDKERERPRERTHEREREREHSPSGMGYTSEEERYRFRDYQERGYTERHRDRSSREKEERHRERRHREKEEGRHKSSRSSSRRRHESEEGDSHRRHKHKKSKRSKEGKDPGEVNADPENQEPME; from the exons ATGTCTGCGGAGGAAGCGGACAAGACGGCCACCACTGATGCTAGTGCTGGCGACGAGGAGGAGGAATGGCTTTACGGag ATGAGCCTGAAGGCaaagaggaggacgaggaagcCAAACTGAATGCTGCTGTCAG TGCACCCACTGATGCTTCAACAGATGACACTGCTGAACATCCAACAGGGAATGGGGTCACCTCTGAG ACAACAGGTGAAGCTGTCGGTGAGGGGGAGAGCGACAGTGACAGTGACGACGATGATGACGACGTCCGAGTCACCATCGGAGACATAAAAACTGGAGCTCCACAGTACAC ACCTTATGGAGCTCCACCTGTTAACCTCAATATAAAGACTATAGGCTCCAGACCTTATGGACAAG tggCTGCGAAGCTTAAGGGAGTTGACCTCGACGCACCGGGAAACATTAATGGTGTTCCGGTGCTGGAGGTGGAGATTGAGTCGTTTGAGGAGAAACCTTGGAGGAAGCCAG gtgCCGACCTGTCCGACTACTTCAACTATGGCTTCAATGAAGACACGTGGAAGGCCTACTGTGAGAAACAGAAGAGACTTCGCATGGGCTTAGAGGTCTCTGTTCTCGGCTCAGTGACGAGCAAGATCACT GTTCAGCAGGGACGGACAGGTAATGAGAAGGACATGTCCATTCTACCTCCTCACACCTCTAAACCAGACTTCACCTCTCCTATCAACCAGTATAAAGCCTCCAGCTGCCCATCTATCAG CTGCTCAGTAAACCCGTACAGGAAGTCGAGCGGTACCATCGACGTCATCGGTGGACAGTTGGCCACAATCAGTCGGGTCGAAGGACGGCGTAGACATAATCTCGAGGGCAACAACATCCAG GTGATATCTGAGCACAACACATCAGACGCTGAACCAACACCTGCTAAGATGCCCCCCTTCTTCCCCCCTGGGCCGATTCCTCCAAATATACCCCCTCCGCCATTCCTCCCTCCACCACCAAATGTCAGCACAGCGCCCCCACTTATCCCCCCACCCA GGATGCCCATGACTGTTCCTCCACCTGGATTTCCTCCTCCACCTAGCGGACCTCCACCTTCAATTATCCCCACTATGGACGG CCATTCAGGAGGTTACGATGGACGGTCCGTTCCACCCTACAGTTTCCCTCCAG GTTCCTTCCCCCCGCCCATGGCTGGAGGTGTACCTCCATGGCCTCCAATGATGGACAACTCCAAAACTTGGGACTACTATCCACGCCGAGAGGACAAGAGGGACAAGGAGAGGGAGAGACCCAGAGAGAGGACACATGAgcgggagagagagagggagcacAGTCCCTCAGGCATGGGCTACACCAG TGAGGAGGAGCGTTATCGTTTCCGTGACTACCAGGAACGTGGATACACAGAACGTCACCGTGATCGATCGAGCCGCGAGAAAGAGGAAAGACACCGAGAGCGGCGgcacagagagaaagaggaggGACGCCACAAGTCCTCTCGCAG TAGCAGTAGGAGGAGGCACGAGAGTGAGGAGGGCGACAGCCACCGGCGGCACAAACACAAGAAGAGCAAGAGGAGTAAGGAGGGCAAAGACCCCGGCGAGGTCAACGCAGACCCTGAGAACCAGGAGCCCATGGAGTAG